One Terrirubrum flagellatum genomic window carries:
- a CDS encoding ABC transporter permease — translation MTQIEASAQEGQNSRLLPDAASGSLTAWQRQQRGLTLSLMAVPTLAMIAVFVMPLLVLLWMSFGGGGKAGFSLQGYIDLLQPVYLKLLFFTLQLALLTTVLCALLAYPIAYLMVNVSSRFSAWMGMVLFMTLWLSFLARTFAWIIILQRRGLVNNFLISVGIIDSPLELVYNKLGAYIGMVHILLPFMVLTLIPAMKAIDPAYVRAGLSLGASPPRVFRDIYLPLSLPGLVAGSMLVFTLAFGFFITPAILGGGRAPTIVMAIRDQIQQLGDMQLAAATSMVLLVFCIGLLFIYDRVAGVDRIYDKGGR, via the coding sequence ATGACGCAGATCGAAGCATCAGCGCAGGAAGGACAAAACAGCAGACTTTTGCCGGATGCCGCCAGCGGCAGCCTTACGGCTTGGCAACGCCAGCAACGTGGCCTGACCCTGTCGCTGATGGCGGTCCCTACGCTGGCGATGATCGCTGTGTTCGTCATGCCGTTGCTCGTGCTGCTCTGGATGAGCTTCGGCGGCGGCGGCAAGGCCGGCTTTTCGCTGCAGGGCTATATCGATCTTCTGCAGCCGGTCTATCTCAAGCTCCTGTTCTTCACCTTGCAGCTTGCCCTGCTGACCACCGTTCTATGTGCGCTTCTCGCTTATCCGATCGCCTATCTCATGGTGAATGTCAGCTCGCGCTTCTCGGCTTGGATGGGCATGGTTCTGTTCATGACGCTCTGGCTGAGCTTCCTCGCGCGAACTTTCGCCTGGATCATCATCCTTCAGCGTCGCGGCTTGGTGAACAATTTCCTGATCAGTGTCGGCATCATCGATAGCCCGCTTGAACTCGTCTACAACAAACTCGGCGCCTATATCGGCATGGTTCACATCTTGCTGCCGTTCATGGTTCTCACGCTGATTCCAGCGATGAAAGCCATCGATCCAGCTTATGTTCGAGCGGGACTGAGCCTGGGCGCAAGCCCACCGCGCGTGTTCCGCGACATCTACCTGCCGCTGAGCCTGCCCGGTCTGGTCGCAGGCTCGATGCTGGTCTTCACGCTGGCGTTCGGCTTTTTCATAACGCCGGCGATCCTCGGCGGGGGTCGCGCTCCCACCATCGTTATGGCGATTCGCGATCAGATTCAGCAGCTCGGCGACATGCAACTCGCCGCCGCGACCTCCATGGTGCTGCTTGTGTTCTGCATCGGGCTTCTTTTCATCTACGACCGCGTCGCTGGCGTCGATCGCATCTACGACAAGGGAGGAAGGTGA
- a CDS encoding ATP-binding cassette domain-containing protein, with product MEFLVQGNAARVMKIYGWVMLVAVILPVTMIVPISFGAGSAIVFPPKELSLEWYRNLIDDPRWGRDALLSLQVAALATLFATVVGTAAAVGISRVENKAMSKFLKMFFIAPMIVPLMVISVGLYIVFARNGLLGSIWALAIAHAIVVLPFVVMPVMSRLASLDPAFERASASLGAGQLRTLFAVILPLLVPAILAAAIFSFVFSFDEVVLAQFLSGPRFETLPRKLWDGISQNGLDKTVTSIASVQFFIVLGSFAAWSLWQANRSGRLARRASGAAAASLLHVSPGGGVPLALPANGSPLMNVAFKNPAPVTDISSASAARADEQHGYGIDFRRISKFYGDKVVVEEANFAVNAGEFVTILGPSGSGKTTLLMLVAGFISPDAGRLMLGKRDISRVPPHQRDIGVVFQSYALFPHMTVAQNVAYPLRARRIAKAEQEAKVRWALDRVHMGDFADRRITQLSGGQQQRIALARAISFGPRALLMDEPLSALDRNLRVEMQREIRSLQQSLGQTVIFVTHDQEEALNMSDRVAVINEGRIQQVASPRDLYLKPQNSFVANFFGESNLFRGAAEGDRLALENGELPLAESRSGSAILCVRPETVRIDGANQAAPNWAIDGTLTTVRFLGSLLHMQFATVHGPIVVTRALDGVIELPEQGETRKLFWAPHTAHVMTH from the coding sequence ATGGAGTTCCTTGTCCAGGGCAACGCCGCACGTGTGATGAAGATCTATGGCTGGGTGATGCTGGTGGCCGTCATCCTCCCGGTCACCATGATCGTCCCGATCAGCTTTGGAGCAGGCAGCGCGATCGTTTTCCCGCCGAAGGAACTGTCGCTCGAATGGTACCGCAATCTGATCGACGATCCCCGTTGGGGCCGCGATGCGCTTCTGTCGCTGCAGGTCGCGGCGCTCGCGACCCTGTTCGCGACTGTCGTCGGCACGGCGGCAGCGGTCGGGATCTCGCGAGTCGAGAACAAGGCGATGTCAAAATTCCTGAAGATGTTCTTCATCGCGCCGATGATCGTGCCGCTGATGGTGATATCGGTCGGGCTATACATCGTCTTCGCGCGCAACGGCTTGCTTGGCTCGATATGGGCGCTCGCCATTGCTCACGCTATCGTTGTCCTGCCCTTCGTCGTCATGCCGGTCATGTCGCGGCTCGCCAGCCTCGATCCGGCTTTTGAAAGAGCCTCAGCGTCGCTCGGCGCCGGCCAATTGCGCACGCTTTTCGCGGTGATCCTGCCGCTTCTGGTTCCCGCGATCCTTGCCGCCGCAATCTTTTCTTTTGTTTTTTCTTTCGACGAGGTGGTGCTAGCGCAATTCCTCTCGGGCCCTCGCTTCGAGACCTTGCCTCGCAAGCTGTGGGACGGGATCAGCCAGAACGGCTTGGACAAGACCGTGACATCGATCGCTTCGGTACAGTTTTTCATCGTGCTCGGATCATTTGCTGCGTGGAGCCTCTGGCAAGCAAACCGCAGCGGTCGCCTCGCCCGGCGCGCCAGCGGCGCAGCGGCGGCCAGTCTCTTGCATGTTTCCCCGGGCGGCGGCGTTCCGCTTGCTCTTCCCGCCAACGGATCTCCTCTCATGAACGTCGCCTTCAAGAATCCAGCGCCAGTCACAGATATCTCTTCTGCGTCTGCCGCCAGGGCTGACGAACAGCATGGGTATGGCATCGATTTTCGGCGCATCAGCAAGTTCTACGGCGACAAGGTCGTCGTGGAGGAAGCGAATTTCGCGGTGAACGCCGGAGAATTCGTCACCATCCTCGGGCCTTCGGGATCGGGCAAAACCACGCTGTTGATGCTGGTCGCCGGCTTCATATCGCCGGACGCCGGACGCCTCATGCTGGGCAAGCGCGACATTTCCCGCGTGCCGCCGCATCAGCGCGACATCGGCGTGGTGTTTCAGTCCTATGCGCTCTTTCCGCATATGACGGTTGCGCAGAATGTCGCCTATCCCCTGCGCGCTCGCCGCATCGCGAAGGCCGAGCAGGAGGCGAAGGTCAGGTGGGCGCTTGACCGTGTGCATATGGGGGATTTCGCGGATCGCCGCATCACTCAGCTTTCCGGCGGACAGCAGCAGCGCATCGCCCTGGCGCGCGCAATCTCGTTCGGTCCGCGCGCTCTTCTGATGGACGAGCCGCTCTCGGCCCTCGATCGCAACCTGCGCGTCGAAATGCAGCGCGAAATCCGCAGCCTGCAGCAGAGTCTTGGGCAGACCGTGATCTTCGTCACGCACGATCAGGAAGAGGCGCTCAATATGTCCGATCGCGTCGCGGTCATCAACGAGGGACGCATACAGCAGGTCGCCAGTCCGCGCGATCTGTATTTGAAACCGCAGAATAGCTTCGTGGCCAATTTCTTCGGCGAATCCAATCTCTTTCGCGGCGCCGCCGAAGGCGACCGGCTGGCGCTGGAGAACGGTGAGCTGCCGCTGGCCGAATCGCGATCAGGCAGCGCCATTCTCTGCGTGAGACCGGAAACCGTGCGCATCGACGGCGCCAACCAAGCAGCGCCGAACTGGGCGATCGACGGAACGCTGACGACCGTCCGCTTCCTCGGCAGCCTCCTGCATATGCAGTTCGCCACTGTTCACGGTCCCATTGTCGTCACCCGCGCGCTGGATGGCGTGATCGAACTTCCCGAACAGGGCGAGACGCGCAAGCTTTTCTGGGCGCCTCACACGGCGCACGTCATGACGCATTAG
- a CDS encoding ABC transporter substrate-binding protein, with product MKSRLGLIALVALGLSLPSGLHAQQAPEAFRGSGKLVVNNWGGPTVERMHAAWYGDFSKATGIEVSFTSIPDVAKLKVMNQVRNVEWDVVDFEGSQMLLAMKDDLLEPIDYDLMFKLVPKEQLDPAQMTKYGVGSIAFATIMAWNTETVGKKGPANWAEFFDTKTFPGRRALYARAKPTLEIALMADGVAPKDIYPIDIDRAFKALDKIGPKVNLWVEKTSQWDVLIQNKEVDLMGSSLARTMAQIDRGEPIGIGYNQSIMEQSYWAIPKSAPNIKDAQKLVAWMMRAEGARAALKLLPYYSMANKAALDGIPKETLARLPGAPENSANSLTIDAKWWLENDAKVQPRWLDWLSRR from the coding sequence ATGAAATCCAGACTTGGGTTGATCGCGCTCGTGGCGCTTGGGTTATCGCTGCCTTCCGGACTCCATGCGCAGCAAGCGCCGGAAGCATTTCGCGGCTCGGGAAAGCTGGTCGTCAACAATTGGGGCGGTCCGACCGTCGAGCGCATGCACGCCGCCTGGTATGGCGACTTTAGCAAGGCGACCGGCATCGAAGTATCCTTCACCTCCATTCCCGATGTCGCCAAGCTGAAGGTCATGAATCAGGTCCGGAATGTCGAGTGGGACGTGGTCGACTTCGAGGGCAGCCAGATGTTGCTGGCGATGAAAGATGATTTGCTTGAGCCGATCGACTACGACCTGATGTTCAAGCTGGTGCCCAAGGAGCAGCTCGATCCAGCCCAGATGACGAAATACGGCGTCGGCTCGATCGCGTTTGCGACCATCATGGCCTGGAACACCGAGACAGTCGGAAAGAAAGGCCCCGCCAACTGGGCGGAGTTTTTCGACACAAAGACCTTCCCCGGCCGTCGTGCGCTTTATGCGCGAGCGAAGCCGACGTTGGAAATCGCGCTCATGGCCGATGGCGTGGCCCCGAAGGACATCTATCCGATCGATATCGACCGCGCCTTCAAAGCGCTCGACAAGATCGGGCCCAAGGTCAATCTCTGGGTGGAGAAGACCTCGCAGTGGGATGTGCTGATCCAGAACAAGGAGGTCGACCTGATGGGGTCGAGCCTTGCGCGCACCATGGCGCAGATCGATCGCGGAGAACCCATCGGGATTGGCTACAATCAGAGCATCATGGAACAGTCCTATTGGGCCATTCCCAAGAGTGCGCCAAACATCAAGGACGCTCAGAAACTTGTCGCCTGGATGATGCGAGCGGAAGGCGCGCGCGCCGCGCTGAAACTGCTGCCCTATTACAGCATGGCCAACAAGGCGGCGTTGGACGGCATCCCGAAGGAGACGCTGGCGAGGCTCCCGGGCGCGCCGGAAAATTCGGCCAACAGCCTGACGATCGACGCAAAATGGTGGCTTGAAAACGACGCGAAGGTTCAACCGCGCTGGCTGGACTGGCTCAGCCGCCGTTAG
- a CDS encoding extracellular solute-binding protein, which translates to MTKDNGEPHQHADVSEAAAPDVDRRRFLAGMGATLGAGGVGAAAAQDLSLLKGSGELVVCTWGGASTDAMKEVWFKPFSQLSGINVSTASVPDISKLEVMERVGNVEWDLMDAEGTQMELAIKKGLLRKIDYDLIFKIVPKEQIDPKVIKEYGVGSVAFSTVIAWNTGLFGAEGPQSWKEWADATRFKGRRALYAQPRPSFEIALMAAGVPPDKIYPINVNDAFKALDELKPKINLWVEKTSQWGVLMQNGEVDLMGSSLSRTLDEKNRTGKIDFTFNQSIVEQDYWVIPKSAPGGASAQKMIAFALLAKGSLAFASRMPFNVANTSIYGDLPEKMKQQLPGYPANAARNLQIDEAWWAANADQVRLRWLDWLSKT; encoded by the coding sequence ATGACGAAGGACAATGGGGAGCCGCATCAGCACGCTGACGTCTCCGAGGCCGCGGCGCCTGATGTTGACCGGCGACGTTTTCTGGCGGGCATGGGCGCTACGCTTGGCGCGGGCGGCGTCGGCGCCGCCGCGGCGCAGGACCTTTCCCTGCTCAAGGGATCCGGCGAGCTCGTGGTCTGCACCTGGGGCGGCGCGTCCACAGATGCAATGAAAGAAGTCTGGTTCAAGCCATTCTCGCAGTTGAGCGGAATCAATGTTTCGACAGCGTCCGTCCCCGATATCTCCAAGCTCGAGGTGATGGAGAGAGTCGGCAATGTCGAGTGGGATCTCATGGATGCTGAAGGCACCCAGATGGAGCTCGCCATCAAAAAAGGCCTGTTACGAAAAATCGACTATGATCTGATCTTCAAGATTGTGCCGAAGGAGCAGATCGACCCGAAGGTCATCAAGGAATACGGCGTCGGATCGGTCGCTTTTTCCACTGTGATCGCCTGGAACACGGGTCTGTTCGGCGCAGAGGGCCCGCAGAGCTGGAAGGAATGGGCGGATGCGACGCGCTTCAAGGGTCGGCGCGCGCTGTACGCGCAGCCGCGTCCGTCGTTCGAGATCGCCCTGATGGCGGCCGGCGTGCCGCCGGACAAGATTTATCCGATCAACGTCAATGACGCATTCAAGGCGCTCGACGAGTTGAAACCGAAGATCAACCTCTGGGTCGAAAAGACCTCTCAATGGGGCGTGCTGATGCAGAACGGCGAGGTCGACCTGATGGGATCGAGTCTCTCGCGGACGCTGGATGAAAAGAATCGCACCGGGAAAATCGATTTCACATTCAATCAAAGTATCGTGGAGCAGGACTACTGGGTCATTCCGAAGTCCGCTCCAGGCGGAGCGAGCGCACAAAAGATGATTGCTTTCGCGCTCCTGGCGAAAGGCTCGCTCGCCTTCGCCTCACGCATGCCGTTCAATGTCGCAAACACATCGATCTACGGCGATCTTCCCGAGAAAATGAAGCAGCAGCTTCCCGGTTATCCCGCGAACGCCGCGCGCAATCTGCAAATCGACGAGGCGTGGTGGGCCGCCAATGCGGATCAGGTGCGCCTGCGTTGGCTGGATTGGCTCAGCAAAACCTGA
- a CDS encoding isochorismatase family protein, whose amino-acid sequence MELSDMTARQMFDHLSKNPTRPRYGFGSRPMLINVDLQCAYTRHDQYKTAYETDPRQIDYVNRLAAETRRLGLPVIWTYVAFSESGDDCGVFGSRTDTPDSLQNIKQGSPRAALDPRLDVVRGDVVLNKKMPSAFFETHLGSLATYHKIDTVIVTGGSTSGCVRATVVDSLSRGYRTIVPVECVADLHESPHFANLYDMHRKYADCIAVSEVFDWYATLN is encoded by the coding sequence ATGGAACTTTCCGATATGACCGCCCGCCAGATGTTCGACCATCTCAGCAAGAATCCCACTCGCCCGCGATATGGGTTTGGCTCGCGTCCAATGCTTATCAATGTCGATCTCCAGTGCGCCTATACTCGGCACGATCAATACAAGACGGCCTATGAGACCGATCCCAGGCAGATCGATTACGTCAATCGCCTCGCTGCGGAGACGCGTCGTCTCGGGTTGCCGGTGATCTGGACCTACGTCGCTTTTTCCGAGTCCGGCGACGACTGCGGCGTCTTCGGCTCGCGCACCGATACGCCCGACAGTCTGCAGAACATCAAACAAGGTTCGCCGCGCGCAGCGCTCGATCCGCGTCTGGATGTTGTCAGAGGCGATGTGGTGCTGAACAAGAAGATGCCTTCGGCCTTCTTTGAAACTCATCTCGGCTCGCTTGCCACCTATCACAAAATCGACACTGTGATCGTTACCGGCGGCTCCACATCGGGATGCGTCCGGGCCACGGTGGTCGACAGCCTGTCCCGCGGCTATCGCACGATCGTTCCTGTTGAGTGCGTCGCCGACCTGCACGAAAGCCCGCATTTCGCCAATCTCTACGACATGCACAGGAAATATGCCGACTGCATCGCTGTGTCGGAAGTGTTCGACTGGTATGCGACGCTCAACTGA
- a CDS encoding FAD synthetase family protein: MIAAAPHDDAPRAPSIHDGVRELPHELRGSVLLLGNFDGLHLGHRALVVEASHRARATGRPLSVLQFDPHPRHYFSGEQGFMISGWTVQKRLLAEAGIDVIFVPRFDAAFAAQPAAVFVTDRLVAGLGVSAVVAGADFRFGQRRGGDAALLQAMGDANGFSTHIVGERCDKIHGARISSSRIRSAIRANRLDEAQRLLGRPFETAIAAHVDGWRFDAMQILPPDGIFKVEARGKAGERLGRRMLVLKGRRAQARLPAGVSTIVWHAVSS, translated from the coding sequence ATGATCGCCGCAGCCCCGCATGACGACGCGCCGCGAGCGCCGTCGATTCACGACGGCGTCAGGGAGCTGCCGCATGAACTGCGCGGTTCGGTGCTGCTGCTCGGCAACTTCGACGGTCTGCATCTCGGGCATCGGGCGCTTGTCGTCGAGGCGTCGCATCGCGCACGCGCGACGGGGCGGCCGCTTTCAGTTCTCCAGTTCGATCCGCATCCGCGCCATTACTTCAGCGGCGAACAAGGTTTCATGATTTCCGGCTGGACCGTGCAGAAACGATTGCTCGCGGAAGCGGGCATCGATGTCATTTTCGTGCCGCGCTTCGACGCGGCTTTCGCCGCGCAGCCCGCCGCGGTGTTCGTGACGGATCGCCTCGTCGCAGGACTTGGCGTCTCCGCTGTGGTCGCGGGCGCCGACTTCCGTTTCGGCCAGCGCCGCGGCGGAGACGCGGCTCTGCTTCAGGCGATGGGCGACGCCAACGGTTTTTCAACCCACATCGTCGGCGAGCGTTGCGACAAAATCCATGGCGCGCGGATTTCCTCGAGCCGGATTCGCTCCGCCATCCGGGCCAATCGGCTGGACGAAGCGCAACGGCTGCTCGGGCGGCCGTTCGAGACGGCGATCGCCGCCCATGTCGACGGCTGGCGGTTCGATGCCATGCAGATCCTGCCGCCCGACGGGATCTTCAAGGTCGAAGCGCGAGGGAAGGCCGGTGAGCGCCTCGGGCGACGCATGCTCGTTCTGAAGGGGCGACGCGCGCAGGCGCGGCTGCCGGCGGGCGTGTCGACCATTGTGTGGCATGCGGTTTCCTCCTGA
- a CDS encoding amidase — protein sequence MAELVRRGDVAPDYFVNEARARVAALNPVLNAVVHHFPNAASDATDAPFAGVPLLLKDTGVALKDAPITAGSRLHKDIVSPADSTLGARLRKAGFAFIGRTNTPELALSFTTEGDFHGAARNPWDTDRTPGGSSGGAASVVAARIAPLAQCSDGAGSIRVPAAHCGVFGLKPSRLRNPSGPAIAEGIGGMATLHAISRSVRDSAAMLDITHGADVGDPWGSPPVEGGFLDAVSRPPRPLRIGLETGGDADCRAAVTAAAHLCESLGHHVEPAAPAYDRDAVKRAWFTVSAVSAARGVRNLAKARGVADPLALLEPVNSEWVLRGEAFSGTDYLAAIDALHQSSRALGRYFAAYDIYLSPTTAETAPRLGYLAGAGMDVDAFFERFWAHAPLTAVFNASGCPAMSVPLHWTDGGLPVGVHFGAAFGAEALLFSLAGQLEIARPWATRRPHIPRITA from the coding sequence ATGGCCGAGCTCGTGAGACGGGGTGATGTCGCTCCGGATTATTTCGTCAACGAGGCCCGCGCCCGCGTCGCCGCGCTGAACCCCGTGCTGAATGCGGTGGTCCATCATTTTCCGAACGCCGCGTCCGATGCGACCGACGCGCCCTTCGCGGGCGTTCCGCTGCTGCTGAAGGACACCGGCGTCGCGCTCAAGGACGCGCCGATCACCGCTGGCTCGCGTCTGCACAAGGATATCGTGAGTCCAGCAGACAGCACGCTGGGAGCGAGGCTGCGGAAGGCTGGCTTTGCATTCATCGGCCGCACGAATACGCCCGAATTGGCGCTGAGCTTTACCACGGAAGGCGATTTTCACGGAGCGGCCCGCAATCCCTGGGATACGGATCGGACGCCAGGCGGCTCCTCCGGAGGAGCCGCGTCTGTAGTCGCCGCGCGCATCGCGCCGCTGGCGCAATGCTCCGACGGGGCCGGGTCGATCCGCGTTCCCGCGGCCCATTGCGGCGTCTTTGGCCTGAAGCCGTCACGGCTGCGCAATCCATCGGGTCCGGCCATCGCCGAAGGGATCGGCGGCATGGCGACGCTGCATGCAATCAGTCGGTCGGTGCGCGACAGCGCCGCAATGCTGGATATCACCCATGGAGCCGATGTCGGAGATCCCTGGGGCTCGCCCCCGGTCGAGGGAGGTTTTCTCGATGCGGTCTCGCGGCCGCCGCGCCCGCTGCGCATCGGACTGGAGACTGGCGGCGACGCCGACTGCAGGGCTGCGGTCACGGCCGCTGCGCATCTTTGCGAGAGCCTTGGCCATCATGTCGAGCCGGCCGCTCCCGCCTATGATCGCGACGCAGTCAAGCGCGCCTGGTTCACGGTTTCCGCGGTTTCGGCCGCGAGAGGCGTACGAAACCTCGCGAAGGCGCGCGGCGTCGCCGATCCTCTCGCGCTGCTCGAACCCGTGAACAGTGAATGGGTTCTGAGGGGCGAAGCCTTTTCGGGAACGGATTATCTCGCCGCCATCGACGCGCTGCACCAGTCGAGCCGAGCACTCGGGCGATATTTCGCCGCGTACGATATCTACCTGTCGCCAACGACAGCCGAGACCGCACCGAGGCTTGGCTATCTCGCAGGCGCTGGAATGGACGTCGACGCCTTTTTCGAACGCTTCTGGGCGCACGCGCCTCTGACGGCCGTTTTCAATGCGTCGGGGTGCCCCGCCATGAGCGTGCCGTTGCACTGGACGGATGGCGGGCTTCCCGTCGGAGTTCATTTCGGGGCCGCCTTTGGCGCCGAAGCACTTCTTTTCAGCCTCGCCGGCCAGTTGGAGATCGCCCGCCCCTGGGCGACACGCCGTCCGCATATCCCAAGGATAACAGCTTGA
- a CDS encoding amidase produces the protein MSTSSSASIAGLSARAIARAVVSGTLSAEAVTETWLDRIAAVDPVLRSFIHHSPKQARALAAVAPKGPLAGVPFGVKDVIDTGDMPTEYGSAAYPGWRPCRDAPVVHLIRRAGAVLMGKTVSTEFATAAPGPTVNPFDSARTPGGSSSGTAAALGAGLILMGLGTQTSGSTIRPAAYCGVAAMKPSPKLIETFGVKPLSATLDVVGPMARDIRDLALLASVCMRRPELSPDRLAPDVVLPLAPLGLFLPVHDPIADFSPVERAAATLSAVTTRPVPNWWEGLGAAQEDVFAWEASASLAVDRDLHWNALRPETHAFLGRHEGISFARWSAAIAARDRALADLDGLFGEADFLMTPSAPGEAPLGHAKTGPATYNIRWTLLGCPSVTIPAGLGAAGMPVGVQLVARPGEDAALLRQAAAVEDRLRLVGIEARPRTLS, from the coding sequence TTGAGCACGTCGTCTTCCGCCAGTATCGCCGGCCTGAGCGCCCGCGCAATCGCAAGAGCAGTCGTTTCCGGGACTCTTAGCGCTGAAGCGGTCACTGAAACCTGGCTCGACCGAATCGCTGCTGTCGATCCGGTCCTTCGCTCCTTCATTCATCATTCGCCGAAACAGGCTCGCGCCCTTGCGGCCGTTGCGCCGAAAGGACCGCTTGCCGGCGTGCCCTTCGGCGTCAAGGACGTCATCGATACGGGCGACATGCCAACAGAATACGGGTCCGCTGCCTATCCGGGCTGGCGACCCTGCCGCGACGCGCCCGTGGTGCACCTGATACGGCGCGCAGGGGCTGTCCTGATGGGCAAGACCGTGTCGACCGAATTCGCCACGGCGGCTCCAGGCCCGACCGTGAACCCGTTCGACTCCGCGCGAACGCCCGGCGGATCGTCCAGCGGCACGGCTGCGGCGCTGGGCGCCGGATTGATCCTGATGGGGCTCGGCACCCAGACCTCGGGTTCGACGATCAGGCCGGCGGCTTATTGCGGCGTCGCCGCGATGAAACCATCGCCGAAGCTGATCGAGACGTTCGGCGTCAAGCCCCTCTCGGCGACGCTTGATGTCGTCGGTCCAATGGCGCGCGACATACGCGACCTCGCGCTCCTCGCCTCGGTCTGCATGCGGCGGCCAGAACTTTCGCCGGACCGCTTGGCGCCCGATGTGGTTCTGCCGCTGGCGCCTTTGGGACTATTCTTGCCGGTCCACGATCCCATCGCCGACTTTTCCCCTGTGGAAAGGGCGGCGGCGACGCTGAGCGCCGTGACGACGCGACCGGTTCCAAACTGGTGGGAAGGACTAGGCGCCGCGCAGGAAGACGTCTTCGCCTGGGAGGCCTCGGCGTCGCTCGCGGTCGACCGCGATCTGCATTGGAACGCGCTGCGCCCGGAGACCCATGCTTTCCTTGGCAGGCATGAGGGAATCTCGTTCGCCCGGTGGAGCGCCGCCATCGCGGCCCGCGATCGCGCCCTTGCCGACCTGGATGGGCTCTTCGGCGAGGCTGATTTCCTGATGACTCCTTCCGCGCCGGGCGAGGCGCCTCTTGGCCATGCGAAGACCGGGCCCGCGACCTATAACATCCGTTGGACGCTGCTCGGTTGTCCAAGCGTGACGATACCCGCTGGACTCGGCGCCGCAGGGATGCCTGTCGGCGTGCAGCTGGTGGCCCGGCCCGGTGAGGATGCAGCCCTGCTGCGACAGGCGGCGGCTGTCGAGGACCGCCTGCGTCTGGTTGGCATTGAGGCGCGCCCTCGCACGCTGTCGTGA
- a CDS encoding AbrB family transcriptional regulator: MKVSAFAAPKQWLVLLTSGLALGQLLQLFSIPAALMLGPMVIGVLMAQRNSKIRVPNAAHWMAQGVAGCLIASRFNAAMFAKVGDIWPIVVVFVSLTLLASCLVGWLAGRCTGIDGEVAIWGFLPGMAGTVIAMAHDRGLDSRLVALIQTVRLMVVIATMVVAALFIVGASVSPPSSAQSSDPRSLAAVLGLALLGTIAARYLRFIPSAASLVPLMAGAALQLAQVNLAVPNWLVTLAYLAFGAHIGLRMTPDILRTGAKALPSLVSAALFLVVLCAASGAVLSVVAGVDLMSALLATVPGSIDSIALIAVNAGADMTFVMTLQTLRLFAVSLLGPFIARSMIHILLRQKRN; encoded by the coding sequence GTGAAGGTCAGCGCATTCGCCGCGCCGAAGCAGTGGCTTGTGCTGCTGACATCCGGCCTTGCGCTCGGACAGCTTCTCCAGTTGTTCTCAATTCCCGCAGCGCTGATGCTCGGACCGATGGTGATCGGCGTCCTGATGGCGCAGCGGAACAGCAAGATCCGTGTTCCGAATGCTGCGCACTGGATGGCTCAGGGCGTCGCCGGATGTCTGATCGCGAGTCGCTTCAACGCCGCGATGTTCGCTAAAGTCGGTGACATCTGGCCGATCGTCGTCGTTTTCGTGTCGCTGACGCTGCTGGCGTCATGCCTGGTTGGATGGCTTGCTGGACGCTGCACCGGCATTGATGGCGAGGTGGCGATCTGGGGATTCCTGCCGGGCATGGCCGGAACGGTCATCGCCATGGCGCACGATCGCGGACTGGACAGCAGGCTGGTCGCGCTGATCCAGACCGTGCGGCTGATGGTGGTCATCGCGACGATGGTGGTCGCGGCGCTTTTCATCGTCGGCGCGTCCGTGTCGCCCCCTTCGTCGGCGCAATCCTCCGATCCCCGATCATTAGCGGCGGTGCTCGGTCTTGCATTGCTGGGAACGATCGCGGCCCGCTATCTGCGGTTCATCCCATCCGCCGCATCGCTCGTGCCGTTGATGGCCGGCGCCGCGCTGCAACTGGCGCAAGTCAATCTTGCCGTGCCCAACTGGTTGGTGACGCTCGCCTATCTCGCCTTCGGCGCGCATATCGGCCTGCGCATGACGCCGGACATCCTGCGGACGGGAGCCAAAGCGCTGCCGTCGCTGGTCAGCGCAGCGCTATTTCTCGTGGTTCTCTGCGCTGCATCGGGTGCAGTTCTGTCGGTCGTCGCGGGCGTCGACCTGATGAGCGCGCTTCTGGCGACTGTGCCAGGCAGCATAGACTCGATCGCTTTGATCGCCGTCAACGCCGGCGCGGATATGACGTTCGTGATGACCCTGCAGACGCTGCGCCTCTTCGCCGTGTCGCTGCTCGGTCCTTTCATCGCCCGGAGCATGATTCACATATTGCTGCGCCAGAAGCGAAACTGA
- a CDS encoding RidA family protein yields the protein MMHKEIIRADVPENGGAYNLCIRYGDMLYLSGLAPFEAEFCAEVAAARAAGAKVPPMPDTPFPRQVEIVMENIKKLVEAAGSNMDCLLKTNVWLRDQTQAEEFEKVYVRYFSSREALPARARMQAGRTPMDCGLEIEVIAFIPEKVAHGMA from the coding sequence ATGATGCATAAGGAAATTATCAGGGCGGATGTTCCGGAAAATGGCGGGGCTTACAATCTGTGCATTCGTTACGGCGACATGCTCTACCTTTCGGGCCTTGCTCCTTTCGAAGCGGAATTCTGCGCCGAAGTCGCGGCCGCGCGCGCCGCCGGCGCCAAGGTTCCACCCATGCCCGACACGCCGTTTCCACGACAGGTCGAGATCGTTATGGAAAACATCAAGAAGCTGGTCGAGGCGGCAGGCTCCAACATGGACTGCCTCTTGAAGACCAATGTCTGGCTGCGCGATCAGACCCAGGCCGAGGAATTCGAGAAGGTCTATGTCAGATATTTTTCCAGCCGCGAGGCGCTACCCGCCCGCGCGCGCATGCAGGCTGGCCGCACGCCGATGGATTGCGGTCTTGAGATCGAGGTGATCGCCTTCATTCCCGAGAAAGTTGCACATGGAATGGCGTGA